In one window of Hymenobacter nivis DNA:
- a CDS encoding SulP family inorganic anion transporter, with product MLVGRVGLALILLWDSAPVRRQPWARLVLGALMAVLAAVGINQLLLAVAPALAVRPEHLVTLPVISSLGQLAGAMTFPDFGALRNPATYGVAFTIAIVASLKTLLSVEAVDNLDPQKRHTPTNRKLLAQGAGNVVSGLLGGLPLTAVIVRSSANIAAGEQTKRSAFIHGILLMVSLLLLGTVLHLIPLSALAAVLLVVGFKLTKPALYRQQWRLGWAGRSSGRSSSPSWRCCSPICLRA from the coding sequence GTGCTGGTGGGAAGGGTAGGGCTGGCGCTGATACTACTCTGGGACAGCGCGCCGGTGCGGCGGCAGCCCTGGGCGCGGCTGGTACTAGGCGCCCTGATGGCGGTGCTGGCGGCGGTGGGTATCAACCAGCTGCTACTGGCCGTGGCCCCGGCTCTGGCCGTGCGCCCCGAGCACCTGGTGACACTGCCCGTGATTTCTTCCCTGGGCCAGCTAGCGGGCGCGATGACGTTTCCCGACTTCGGGGCCCTGCGCAATCCGGCCACCTACGGCGTGGCCTTTACCATCGCCATTGTGGCCTCGCTCAAAACACTGCTCAGCGTGGAGGCCGTGGATAACCTCGACCCGCAAAAGCGCCACACGCCCACCAACCGCAAGCTGCTGGCCCAGGGCGCGGGCAACGTGGTGAGCGGCCTACTGGGCGGCTTGCCCCTCACGGCCGTTATCGTGCGCTCATCGGCCAACATCGCGGCCGGCGAACAAACCAAGCGCTCAGCCTTCATTCATGGCATCCTTCTGATGGTGAGCCTATTGCTGCTGGGCACTGTGCTGCACCTGATTCCGCTGTCGGCGCTGGCAGCGGTGCTGCTGGTGGTGGGCTTCAAGCTGACCAAGCCCGCGCTTTATCGGCAGCAGTGGCGGCTGGGCTGGGCTGGGCGCAGTTCGGGCCGTTCATCTTCACCATCGTGGCGGTGCTGCTCACCGATTTGCTTAAGGGCGTGA
- a CDS encoding excinuclease ABC subunit UvrA, with product MADAPQKTTNEPLAGYVTVRGAREHNLQNVDVDIPRDALVVFTGVSGSGKSSLAFGTLYAEAQRRYLESVSPYARRLFHQMAVPEVDSINGLPPAVALQQQRGAPSTRSSVGSVTTLANLLRMLYSRAGDYPKGQSIVYAEGFSPNTPEGACPTCHGLGRVYEVTEQTMVPDPMLTIRERAIAAWPQAWGGQNQRDILVTLGYDVDTPWQDLPQKDRDWILFTDEQPVVPVYPGYSPAQTQRALKRQEPPNYMGTFTGVKRHVLHTFATTQSALMKKRVAQYMLSQECPTCHGKRLRREALAVTFAGLDIADFSRLPLKRLAEVLGPYAADKVLSKKAEAAAPEKAIVTQRIAADLGTRLAVLLDLGLGYLSLERGTPTLSPGELQRLRLATQLYSNLFGVVYVLDEPSAGLHPADTEALLTALAGLKRAGNSLFVVEHNLDVVRQADWLVDVGPQAGALGGRILYSGPPAGLAAVAESQTRRYLFDAAKPVLPVPRPATGWLQLRGVTRHNLSNLDVDFPLGVFTAVTGVSGSGKSSLVSQVLVELVAAQLGQALSAEDEEGDPLERAVPEATGGHLASGMAGIRRLVQVDQRPIGRTPRSNLATYTGLFDPVRQLFASTPAARQRRYDAGRFSFNVAKGRCENCQGEGFVMVELLFLPSVYAPCPVCHGARYNDKTLEIKYKDKSIADVLGLTVDDAWAFFIEETTVRRPLTVLRDVGLGYLRLGQPATELSGGEAQRVKLATELQRPARGHTLYVLDEPTTGLHPSDVERLLLQLNALVEAGNTVVVVEHEMRVIAAADWLIDIGPGAGDEGGKVVIAAPPAAVAGAPESRIAPYLARFLAG from the coding sequence ATGGCTGACGCTCCCCAAAAAACTACTAATGAGCCGCTTGCCGGCTACGTGACCGTACGCGGCGCCCGCGAGCACAACCTGCAAAACGTGGACGTGGACATTCCGCGCGACGCGCTGGTGGTATTCACCGGTGTGTCGGGCTCGGGCAAATCCAGCCTGGCGTTTGGCACGCTCTACGCCGAGGCCCAGCGCCGTTACCTGGAGTCGGTGTCGCCCTACGCGCGGCGCCTGTTCCACCAAATGGCGGTGCCCGAGGTGGATAGCATCAACGGGCTGCCGCCGGCCGTGGCGTTGCAGCAGCAGCGCGGGGCCCCCAGCACCCGCTCGTCGGTGGGCTCGGTCACGACGCTCGCCAACCTACTGCGGATGCTGTACTCGCGGGCCGGCGATTACCCAAAGGGCCAAAGCATTGTGTACGCTGAAGGATTTTCGCCCAACACGCCCGAGGGTGCCTGCCCCACCTGCCACGGCCTGGGCCGCGTGTACGAAGTGACGGAGCAGACGATGGTGCCCGACCCCATGCTCACCATCCGCGAGCGGGCCATTGCGGCCTGGCCCCAGGCTTGGGGCGGCCAGAATCAGCGCGATATTCTGGTGACGCTGGGCTACGACGTGGACACGCCCTGGCAAGATTTGCCTCAAAAGGACCGCGACTGGATTCTGTTCACCGACGAGCAGCCGGTGGTGCCCGTGTACCCCGGCTACTCGCCCGCGCAGACGCAGCGGGCCCTGAAACGGCAGGAGCCGCCCAACTACATGGGCACTTTCACGGGCGTGAAGCGGCACGTGCTGCATACCTTCGCCACCACCCAGAGCGCCCTGATGAAGAAGCGCGTGGCCCAGTATATGCTCAGCCAGGAGTGCCCCACCTGCCACGGCAAGCGCCTGCGCCGGGAGGCCCTGGCCGTGACCTTCGCCGGGCTCGACATCGCCGATTTCTCGCGCCTGCCCCTTAAGCGCCTGGCCGAGGTGCTGGGGCCCTACGCCGCGGATAAAGTGTTGAGCAAGAAGGCCGAAGCCGCCGCCCCCGAGAAAGCCATCGTCACCCAGCGCATCGCCGCCGACCTGGGGACCCGCCTGGCCGTGCTGCTCGATTTGGGCCTGGGCTACCTGTCGCTGGAGCGCGGCACGCCCACGCTCTCGCCCGGCGAGCTGCAACGGCTGCGACTGGCCACGCAGCTGTATTCCAACCTGTTCGGGGTGGTGTACGTGCTCGACGAGCCCTCCGCCGGCCTGCACCCGGCCGACACTGAGGCCCTGCTCACGGCCCTGGCCGGCCTGAAGCGCGCGGGCAACTCGCTGTTCGTGGTCGAGCACAACCTCGACGTGGTGCGCCAGGCCGACTGGCTCGTGGACGTGGGGCCCCAGGCCGGGGCCCTGGGCGGCCGCATCCTCTACAGCGGCCCGCCCGCCGGCCTGGCCGCCGTGGCCGAGTCGCAAACCCGCCGCTACCTGTTCGATGCCGCGAAGCCCGTGCTGCCCGTGCCGCGCCCGGCCACCGGCTGGCTGCAACTGCGCGGCGTCACGCGCCACAACCTTAGCAACCTGGACGTTGACTTCCCGCTGGGCGTGTTCACGGCCGTCACGGGCGTGTCGGGCTCGGGCAAGAGCAGCCTTGTGAGCCAGGTGCTGGTGGAGCTGGTGGCAGCCCAGCTCGGCCAGGCCCTGTCCGCGGAAGACGAGGAAGGCGACCCCCTGGAGCGCGCCGTGCCCGAGGCCACCGGCGGCCACTTGGCCAGCGGCATGGCCGGCATCCGCCGCCTGGTGCAGGTAGATCAGCGGCCCATCGGCCGCACGCCGCGCTCCAATTTGGCTACCTACACGGGCCTGTTCGACCCCGTGCGGCAGCTGTTTGCCAGCACCCCCGCGGCCCGGCAGCGGCGCTACGACGCCGGCCGGTTCTCGTTCAACGTGGCCAAGGGGCGCTGCGAAAACTGCCAGGGCGAGGGCTTCGTGATGGTGGAGCTGCTGTTTCTACCCAGCGTGTACGCGCCCTGCCCGGTCTGCCACGGGGCCCGCTACAACGATAAAACCTTGGAAATCAAGTATAAGGACAAAAGCATTGCCGACGTGCTGGGCCTGACCGTGGACGATGCCTGGGCCTTCTTCATCGAAGAGACCACCGTGCGCCGACCCCTCACCGTGCTGCGCGACGTGGGCCTGGGCTACTTGCGCCTGGGCCAGCCCGCCACCGAGCTGAGCGGCGGCGAGGCGCAGCGCGTGAAGCTCGCCACTGAGCTGCAACGCCCCGCCCGCGGCCACACTCTCTACGTGCTAGACGAGCCCACCACCGGCCTGCACCCCTCCGACGTGGAGCGACTGCTTCTCCAACTAAACGCCCTGGTCGAAGCCGGTAATACCGTCGTAGTAGTGGAGCACGAAATGCGTGTCATCGCCGCCGCCGACTGGCTCATCGACATCGGCCCCGGCGCCGGCGACGAAGGCGGGAAGGTGGTCATCGCCGCGCCCCCGGCCGCCGTAGCTGGGGCCCCAGAAAGCCGCATTGCGCCGTACCTGGCGCGGTTCCTGGCGGGGTAG
- a CDS encoding M1 family aminopeptidase, whose amino-acid sequence MKYVSTLGLLGLLAGPALGQTPTPPPAPPAPPLPLRDAAPDPVGPYRASATKVNDLVHTKLAVKFDYAKRYLYGQAWVTLKPHGYATDSLRLDAKGLEIKAVALMNGTQQTPLKFTYTDQNNLYINLGRSFKPGEAYTVYLDYVAKPNELKVKGSAAITDAKGLYFINPDSTTKGKPVQVWTQGETESSSAWFPTIDRPNQKSTEEIAMTVPSKYVTLSNGKLVSQVPAGPGLRTDTWKMDLPHAPYLFMMAVGDFKIYKDTWRGKEVNYYLEPKYAPYAKQIFGNTPDMLEFFSTRLGVEFPWNKYAQIVCRDYVSGAMENTTATLHGEQVQMTDRELLDREYQEESVIAHELFHQWFGDYVTAESWSNLTVNESMADFSEGLYAEHKYGREAADYHNYTNLRRYLANPADAAKDLVRFHYGDKEEMFDLVTYQKGGAVVDMLRTYLGDDVFFAGLQKYLKDNALGNGEAHQMRLAMEAVSGQDLNWFYNQWYFGAGNPVVSIDYAWDAARKTELVTVKQTQAGAPFRLPFAIDYYVNGKAQRQRVLMTQASQTFEMPLAAQPALVNVDAEKKLVWLKADNQPFSAFAYQYAHAPLYVDRREALAAAKDAQATDPAARALLLAVLNDKFYSLRRAAVQSLDLENKTVAKVAAPALRKLLATEKDPNVQLEILGALSRLNDKRDAATFAKYLAESRSYGLQGAALQALAEVAPQQALAKAQALEGDDNVALVRAVATTYAVAGGPAQWPYIRDKFDAAPIAGKASLLQGMAAMLPRLSDPKLFAENVDRLKSIGIQYKAQGADRAIIGLLQSEPIQKSSAAVPANRETLERAVQELQQAK is encoded by the coding sequence ATGAAGTACGTTTCCACGCTGGGCCTGTTGGGCCTGCTGGCCGGCCCCGCCCTGGGCCAAACGCCCACCCCGCCGCCGGCCCCGCCCGCCCCGCCGCTGCCCCTGCGCGACGCCGCCCCCGACCCCGTGGGGCCCTACCGCGCCTCGGCCACTAAGGTCAACGACCTGGTGCACACCAAGCTGGCCGTGAAGTTCGACTACGCCAAGCGCTACCTCTACGGCCAGGCGTGGGTCACGCTCAAGCCCCACGGCTACGCCACCGACTCGCTGCGGCTCGATGCCAAAGGCCTGGAAATCAAAGCTGTGGCTTTGATGAACGGCACCCAGCAGACGCCGCTCAAGTTCACCTATACCGACCAGAACAACCTCTACATCAACCTGGGTCGCAGCTTCAAGCCCGGCGAGGCCTACACCGTGTACCTCGACTACGTGGCCAAGCCCAACGAGCTGAAGGTGAAGGGATCGGCTGCCATTACCGACGCCAAGGGCCTGTACTTCATCAACCCCGACAGCACCACTAAGGGCAAGCCGGTGCAGGTCTGGACGCAGGGCGAGACGGAAAGCTCGTCGGCCTGGTTTCCTACCATCGACCGTCCCAACCAGAAATCGACCGAGGAAATTGCCATGACCGTGCCCAGCAAGTATGTGACGCTTAGCAACGGCAAGCTGGTGAGCCAGGTGCCCGCGGGCCCCGGCCTGCGCACCGACACCTGGAAAATGGACTTGCCCCATGCGCCCTACCTGTTCATGATGGCGGTCGGCGACTTCAAAATTTACAAAGACACCTGGCGCGGCAAGGAGGTGAACTACTACCTCGAACCCAAGTACGCGCCCTACGCCAAGCAGATTTTTGGCAACACGCCCGACATGCTGGAGTTCTTCTCGACCCGCCTGGGCGTGGAGTTTCCGTGGAACAAGTACGCCCAGATTGTGTGCCGCGACTACGTGAGCGGGGCTATGGAAAACACCACCGCCACGCTGCACGGCGAGCAGGTGCAAATGACTGACCGCGAGCTGCTGGACCGCGAGTACCAGGAAGAATCGGTGATTGCCCACGAGCTGTTTCACCAGTGGTTTGGCGACTACGTGACCGCCGAGAGCTGGAGCAACCTGACCGTGAATGAGTCGATGGCCGACTTTTCCGAAGGGCTCTACGCCGAGCACAAGTACGGCCGCGAAGCCGCCGACTACCACAACTACACCAACCTGCGCCGCTACCTGGCCAACCCCGCCGACGCCGCCAAGGACCTCGTGCGCTTCCACTACGGCGACAAGGAGGAGATGTTTGACCTGGTGACCTACCAGAAGGGCGGGGCCGTGGTGGATATGCTGCGCACCTACCTCGGCGACGACGTATTCTTCGCTGGCCTCCAGAAATACCTGAAGGACAACGCCCTGGGCAACGGCGAAGCCCACCAGATGCGCCTGGCTATGGAAGCCGTGTCGGGCCAGGATTTGAACTGGTTCTACAACCAGTGGTATTTTGGGGCCGGCAATCCGGTCGTGAGCATCGACTACGCCTGGGACGCGGCCCGCAAAACCGAGCTGGTCACCGTGAAGCAAACCCAGGCCGGGGCCCCGTTCCGCTTGCCGTTCGCCATCGATTACTACGTGAACGGTAAGGCCCAGCGCCAGCGCGTGCTGATGACGCAGGCCAGCCAGACGTTTGAAATGCCCCTGGCCGCCCAGCCCGCCCTGGTGAACGTGGACGCCGAGAAGAAACTCGTGTGGCTGAAAGCTGATAACCAACCCTTCAGCGCCTTCGCCTACCAGTACGCCCACGCGCCCTTGTATGTGGACCGCCGCGAGGCCCTGGCCGCCGCCAAAGACGCCCAGGCCACCGACCCCGCCGCTCGGGCCCTGCTGCTGGCCGTCCTCAACGACAAGTTCTACAGCCTGCGCCGGGCCGCCGTGCAAAGCCTGGATTTGGAGAATAAAACCGTGGCTAAAGTCGCCGCGCCCGCTCTGCGCAAGCTGCTGGCCACCGAAAAAGACCCCAACGTACAGCTGGAAATCCTGGGGGCCCTAAGCCGCCTGAACGACAAGCGCGACGCGGCCACGTTTGCCAAGTATCTGGCCGAGAGCCGCTCGTACGGCTTGCAGGGCGCGGCCCTGCAAGCCCTGGCCGAAGTGGCGCCTCAGCAAGCCCTGGCCAAAGCCCAGGCCCTGGAAGGCGACGACAACGTTGCCCTCGTCCGGGCCGTGGCCACCACCTACGCCGTGGCCGGGGGCCCCGCCCAGTGGCCCTACATCCGCGACAAGTTCGACGCGGCGCCCATTGCCGGGAAGGCCAGCCTGCTGCAAGGCATGGCCGCCATGCTGCCCCGCCTGAGCGACCCCAAGCTATTCGCTGAAAACGTGGACCGCCTCAAGTCCATTGGCATTCAGTACAAGGCACAGGGGGCCGACCGGGCCATCATCGGCTTGTTGCAGAGCGAGCCTATCCAGAAATCGAGCGCTGCCGTGCCCGCCAATCGCGAGACGCTGGAACGCGCCGTGCAGGAACTTCAGCAGGCCAAATAG
- a CDS encoding bifunctional alpha,alpha-trehalose-phosphate synthase (UDP-forming)/trehalose-phosphatase has translation MPRTIIVSNRLPTKVQRTDDGLTFQPSEGGLATGLGSIYRQDGNVWVGWPGLFLEDATEEQYITEALGADSMAPVFLTEAEIQDYYEGFSNSTLWPTFHYFPQFATYEPAHWAAYVAVNEKFCQAVLAQAGPGDTIWVHDYQLLLLPAMLRAARPEATIGFFLHIPFPSYELLRVLPWRTELLQGLLGADLIGFHTFGYMRHFLSAVTHLLGHATTNGLIETPTRTVLVDAFPMGIDYERFVEAAAADEAVEHEEVYRQALGTSRVVLSIDRLDYTKGIAQRLLAFELLLLRYPEWVSQVSLIMVVVPSRDQVPQYAALKQEIDELVGRINSQYRTIGWNPIHYFYRSFPLEELASLYRLAEVALVTPMRDGMNLVAKEYVASKADGRGVLILSERAGAARELSDALLINPTDLVGHAEALHQALVMPAEEQAQRLEAMRALVKRYNVFSWTRLFMDQLTYSKIKQHTLATDFLSPAAIGQLVADYRAAPRRLLLLDYDGTLAPFHANPQRAEPGHELRLLLRALADNPQNRVVVISGRDRTTLQKWLGDLPIDFIAEHGVWLRPAGQEWELFQALNNDWMREMRPVLDLYVARTAGSFVEVKDYSLVWHYRRADADLGAVRARELLTHLTFMTSNTDLQVMEGNKVIEIKNAGIHKGAAAGRWLAHYPTDFVLALGDDRTDEDTFRALPDSAYTIRVGTGARSRARFHLPGVPAVRDLLRKLL, from the coding sequence ATGCCAAGAACAATTATTGTATCTAACCGCCTACCTACCAAAGTACAACGCACCGACGACGGCCTCACCTTCCAGCCCAGCGAGGGCGGCCTGGCCACCGGCCTGGGCTCCATCTACCGCCAGGACGGCAACGTGTGGGTGGGCTGGCCGGGCCTGTTTCTGGAAGACGCCACCGAGGAGCAGTACATCACCGAGGCCCTGGGGGCCGACAGCATGGCCCCGGTGTTCCTCACGGAGGCCGAAATTCAGGACTATTACGAGGGGTTCAGCAACTCCACGCTCTGGCCCACCTTCCACTACTTCCCGCAGTTTGCCACCTACGAGCCCGCCCACTGGGCCGCCTACGTGGCCGTGAACGAGAAATTCTGCCAGGCCGTGCTGGCCCAGGCGGGCCCCGGAGACACGATTTGGGTGCACGACTACCAGCTGCTGCTGCTGCCGGCCATGCTGCGCGCCGCCCGGCCCGAGGCCACCATTGGCTTCTTTTTGCACATCCCGTTTCCCTCCTACGAGCTGCTGCGGGTGCTGCCCTGGCGCACCGAGCTGCTGCAAGGCCTGCTGGGGGCCGACCTCATCGGCTTCCATACTTTCGGCTACATGCGGCACTTCCTCAGCGCCGTGACGCACCTGCTGGGCCACGCCACCACCAACGGGCTGATTGAGACGCCCACCCGCACAGTGCTCGTTGATGCCTTCCCGATGGGCATTGACTACGAGCGGTTTGTAGAAGCCGCCGCCGCCGACGAGGCCGTGGAGCACGAAGAAGTATACCGCCAGGCCCTGGGCACGAGCCGCGTGGTACTCTCCATCGACCGGCTCGACTACACCAAGGGCATTGCCCAACGCCTGCTGGCCTTTGAGCTGCTGCTGCTGCGCTACCCCGAATGGGTGAGCCAGGTGAGCCTGATTATGGTAGTGGTGCCCTCGCGCGACCAGGTACCGCAATACGCCGCTTTGAAGCAGGAGATTGACGAGTTAGTGGGCCGCATCAATTCCCAGTACCGCACCATCGGTTGGAACCCGATTCACTACTTCTACCGCTCGTTTCCGCTCGAAGAGCTGGCCTCCCTCTACCGCCTGGCTGAGGTGGCCCTGGTGACGCCTATGCGCGACGGCATGAACCTGGTGGCCAAGGAATACGTGGCCAGCAAGGCCGACGGCCGTGGGGTGCTCATCCTCAGCGAACGGGCCGGCGCGGCGCGCGAGCTGTCCGATGCGCTGCTCATCAACCCCACCGACCTGGTGGGCCACGCCGAGGCCCTGCACCAGGCCCTGGTGATGCCGGCCGAGGAGCAGGCCCAGCGCCTGGAGGCCATGCGGGCCCTGGTGAAGCGCTACAACGTGTTTTCGTGGACGCGCCTGTTCATGGACCAGCTCACTTACAGCAAGATCAAGCAGCACACGCTGGCCACCGATTTCCTCAGCCCCGCCGCCATTGGCCAGCTCGTGGCCGACTACCGCGCCGCGCCCCGGCGCCTGCTGCTGCTCGACTACGACGGCACGCTGGCCCCTTTCCACGCCAACCCACAGCGCGCCGAACCCGGCCACGAGCTGCGCCTGCTGCTGCGCGCCCTCGCCGACAATCCCCAGAACCGGGTGGTGGTCATCAGCGGGCGCGACCGGACCACGCTGCAAAAGTGGCTTGGCGATTTGCCCATCGACTTCATTGCCGAGCATGGCGTGTGGCTGCGCCCGGCTGGCCAGGAGTGGGAGCTGTTCCAAGCCCTGAATAACGATTGGATGCGCGAAATGCGCCCGGTGCTCGACCTGTACGTGGCCCGCACCGCCGGCTCGTTTGTGGAGGTGAAGGACTACTCGCTCGTGTGGCACTACCGCCGCGCCGACGCCGACCTGGGGGCAGTGCGCGCCCGCGAACTACTCACCCACCTCACCTTTATGACGTCGAACACCGACTTGCAGGTGATGGAGGGCAACAAGGTCATCGAAATCAAGAACGCCGGCATCCACAAAGGTGCCGCCGCCGGCCGCTGGCTGGCCCATTACCCAACCGATTTTGTGCTGGCCCTCGGCGACGACCGCACCGACGAGGATACCTTCCGGGCCCTGCCCGACTCGGCCTACACCATCCGGGTAGGCACCGGGGCCCGCTCGCGGGCCCGCTTCCACCTGCCGGGCGTGCCGGCCGTGCGCGACCTGCTCCGCAAGCTGCTGTAG
- the can gene encoding carbonate dehydratase: protein MNPSSLSFGKPASGIHDILANNRQWVADRNAEDPQFFQRLANEQQPRYLFIGCSDSRVPASGITGTGPGEMFVHRNIANLVVHSDMNLLSVLQYAVEVLGVQDILVCGHYGCGGVAAAASNKQYGLIDNWLVNIRDVVRLHETELLRIPSEAQRLRRLVELNVIEQVHNLAKTNIIQNAMRGDKPPRLHGLVYDIADGVLKDLEVDGDDVMTTMEHIYATEAVRPDDGASPSGDAPHDPAAPAQAQAGGLAKPGKQAKAS, encoded by the coding sequence ATGAACCCCTCTTCGCTCTCCTTTGGAAAACCTGCTTCAGGTATCCATGACATTCTGGCCAATAACCGCCAATGGGTAGCCGACCGCAACGCGGAAGACCCGCAATTCTTTCAGCGCCTGGCCAACGAACAGCAGCCGCGCTACTTGTTTATTGGCTGCTCCGATTCGCGGGTACCGGCCTCGGGCATTACTGGCACCGGGCCGGGCGAGATGTTCGTGCACCGCAATATTGCAAACCTGGTCGTGCACAGCGACATGAACCTACTTAGCGTGCTCCAATACGCGGTGGAGGTGCTGGGCGTGCAGGACATTCTGGTATGCGGCCACTACGGCTGCGGCGGCGTGGCCGCAGCGGCCAGCAACAAGCAGTACGGCCTGATTGACAACTGGTTGGTGAACATCCGCGACGTGGTGCGCCTGCACGAAACGGAGCTGCTGCGCATCCCCAGCGAAGCGCAGCGCCTGCGCCGGCTGGTGGAGCTGAACGTGATTGAGCAGGTGCACAACCTGGCCAAAACCAACATTATCCAAAACGCCATGCGCGGCGATAAGCCCCCGCGCCTGCACGGCCTCGTGTACGACATCGCCGACGGCGTGCTGAAAGACCTGGAAGTGGATGGCGACGACGTGATGACGACCATGGAGCACATTTACGCCACCGAAGCGGTGCGCCCCGACGACGGCGCCAGCCCCTCCGGCGACGCCCCGCACGACCCCGCTGCCCCGGCCCAGGCCCAGGCCGGGGGGCTGGCCAAACCCGGGAAGCAGGCCAAGGCCAGCTGA
- a CDS encoding TonB-dependent receptor plug domain-containing protein has product MLAIRTTATLLGTFFTLTALAQTAPADSARTLREVTVYGSRLGQAAGQTGRAVTVIPGSRLNEYPVLSLDDLLRVLPALEVQSRGSFGAQADVTMRGSTFTQVLLLLDGMRLNDPLTGHFAGYLPISPAEIEQIEIVRGPGAALYGPDAVGGFINIVTKTFAATHRPDGTQLAATFQSGEYGLKSTNLGFYGQEKGLRLAGGLLNNTASGQLLDAPGGGRNDVKLNTYSLSGAYDITSKLSAAARASFDRRDFNAQNYYTTNLGDRARETFTRDWYQGQLRYEWSAKARTELQIVGTASTDYYVYTPTSVASDHLMHYLNVQGQHQLQISPKLRATLGGQADRRAVRSNDRGDHTVWHTGAFAVAALAPTPGLNVTGALRLDHDQAYGTELVPQLNASQQLGPRLTVRGALGKAIRAANFTEQYNSNVRPGIVPAGFNVGDPALAAERTFNYEGGVDYQPTPALLVRATYFHRDGRNLIDYVAQSGAQVIAATGLANINPASSYRFAQNLFSVTTQGVETEVQAQAQLAAGLRLNGSLGYTYVNLDNRTGVASQYLSNVARHLATGALSLTHRRANFAVSGVFKQRAAQQTDPASATALPSVLTPTYAVFNVRLEVALLPGRLWVLGQVQNLFDARYADLLGAQMPRRWSMLGARLALGK; this is encoded by the coding sequence ATGCTGGCTATACGTACCACTGCTACCCTTCTCGGCACTTTTTTCACCCTTACTGCCCTGGCTCAAACGGCCCCGGCCGATAGCGCCCGCACCCTGCGCGAGGTGACGGTATATGGCTCGCGCCTGGGCCAGGCGGCGGGCCAAACTGGCCGGGCCGTGACGGTTATCCCCGGCAGCCGGCTGAACGAATACCCGGTGCTTTCGCTCGATGACTTGCTGCGCGTGCTGCCGGCCCTGGAAGTGCAGAGCCGCGGCAGCTTCGGGGCCCAGGCCGACGTGACGATGCGTGGCTCGACCTTCACGCAGGTACTGCTGCTGCTCGACGGCATGCGGCTGAACGACCCGCTCACGGGCCACTTTGCGGGCTATTTGCCCATCAGCCCGGCCGAGATTGAGCAGATTGAGATTGTGCGGGGCCCTGGCGCGGCCCTCTATGGGCCCGACGCGGTGGGCGGCTTCATCAACATCGTCACCAAAACCTTCGCCGCCACCCACCGGCCCGACGGCACGCAGCTGGCCGCCACATTCCAATCGGGCGAGTACGGGCTGAAGAGCACCAACCTGGGCTTTTACGGCCAGGAGAAGGGCCTGCGCCTGGCCGGCGGCCTGCTCAACAACACGGCCAGCGGCCAGCTGCTCGACGCGCCCGGCGGGGGCCGCAACGACGTCAAGCTCAACACCTACTCGCTGTCGGGGGCCTACGATATCACGTCGAAGCTCAGCGCCGCCGCTCGCGCCAGCTTCGACCGGCGCGACTTCAACGCTCAGAACTACTACACCACCAACCTCGGCGACCGGGCCCGCGAAACCTTCACCCGCGACTGGTACCAGGGCCAGCTGCGCTACGAGTGGAGCGCCAAGGCCCGCACCGAATTGCAAATCGTGGGCACGGCGAGCACTGACTACTACGTGTATACGCCCACGTCGGTGGCCAGCGACCACCTCATGCACTACCTCAACGTGCAGGGCCAGCACCAATTACAAATCAGCCCCAAGCTGCGGGCCACGCTGGGCGGCCAGGCCGACCGCCGCGCCGTGCGCAGCAACGACCGCGGCGACCACACCGTGTGGCACACGGGGGCCTTCGCCGTGGCCGCCCTCGCCCCCACCCCCGGCCTGAACGTGACCGGGGCCCTGCGCCTCGACCACGACCAGGCCTACGGCACCGAGCTGGTGCCGCAGCTCAACGCCAGCCAGCAGCTGGGCCCGCGCCTGACCGTGCGCGGGGCCCTGGGCAAGGCCATTCGGGCGGCCAATTTCACGGAGCAGTACAATTCCAACGTGCGGCCGGGTATTGTGCCGGCGGGCTTCAACGTGGGCGACCCGGCCCTGGCCGCCGAGCGCACCTTCAACTACGAAGGCGGCGTGGACTACCAGCCCACGCCGGCGCTGCTGGTGCGCGCCACCTACTTCCACCGCGACGGCCGCAACCTGATTGACTACGTGGCCCAGTCCGGGGCCCAGGTAATTGCCGCCACCGGCCTCGCCAACATCAACCCCGCCAGCAGCTACCGCTTCGCCCAGAACCTGTTCAGCGTGACCACCCAAGGCGTGGAAACCGAGGTGCAGGCGCAGGCGCAGCTCGCGGCCGGCCTGCGCCTCAACGGCAGCCTGGGCTACACCTACGTGAACCTGGACAACAGGACCGGCGTGGCCTCGCAGTACCTCTCCAACGTGGCGCGCCACCTCGCCACGGGGGCCCTGAGCCTCACCCACCGCCGGGCCAATTTCGCGGTCAGCGGCGTGTTCAAGCAGCGCGCCGCCCAGCAGACCGACCCGGCCAGCGCCACGGCCCTGCCCAGCGTGCTCACCCCCACCTACGCCGTGTTCAACGTGCGCCTCGAAGTGGCGCTGCTGCCCGGCCGCCTCTGGGTGCTGGGCCAGGTCCAGAACCTGTTCGACGCCCGCTACGCCGACCTGCTGGGGGCCCAAATGCCCCGCCGCTGGAGCATGCTAGGCGCGCGGCTGGCGCTGGGAAAATAA